TGATCTGCCTTCCGGATCGGAAAACAAGGCACATTGAAAGGGTGTTTTTAGTCCTAATCCAATACCAAAGAAATCGCCCAAAGGTGCAGATACCGCGGGCTTTGTAGCACCTTCCCAATACATATCAATACGAATGGACCTTAAAACTTCCGGCTTTCTTTCCGAGATAGTTAACCAGATCCTGTTAATGACCCCGGCACCCTGGTAGTCCATCAGCGTTACACTGGCTCCTGCTTTCAAGGTATCGCAGGGATGACCCTTTGCACCTTTGTTTTCTATACCCGCTATACCTTTGCCACCGGAACTGTTTTCAAAGGTGATCCAGCGGGTATCAGCATCCGCAGGGAACTTGTACAACTCCTGCGCCATCAAACCAACAGGCAGGAGGATCAGGATCATCAGTATTCTTTTCATGTGATAAACATTATTACCAGCTGGCTTCAATACCATCTGGGATTGGGGAAATAGTGTCTTTCTGACAATATATATAATTAGCAGCAAATTATCATAGGGTGGGGATATATTTCAGGACCAAATGCGGATGCTTTACTGGCATAATAACAATAGCCGGGGTTTTAACCCAGGCTATTGCGCTGGAAGCTCGTTAATTATTATACCAGTAAAGCATCTGAATTTCTTGGTCGGCTCCTATCATGCAGGAAGCCCGTTAATTATTATAGTAGTAAAGCATTTGGGGTCGGTCCACTGTATAGCTACCTATTGCGATGTTATACGCCTGTTTTTACTACTCATTACTTTTTTGCATATCTTCTACGAACTGTTTTGATTCTGAACAGTACATTGATCATATATAAAACTATTTCAAAAAAGTTCAACATAATTATCAATTTATGAACATCTATTCTGAATGGGATTTTAAAAAGTCTGATAAATCAACAATGATCACTTATATAGCCTGATTTACATCATCAAAGTTTTATTGTTTTAAGAACATTTTTCTTTTCCTTCTTCCTTAAATCACTACTTGTATTTATATAATAGGCTCTCTCTTTTTCCGCCAGCATGAACCAGTTTAATGCTGGTATAGTATTTCTGGAATGCAATTCCAGCCTAATAAACAACTCATCATTGGGGGATTCCTTTCTATGAATGATACGGCTTAAACGAGTTTCATCAAGACTTATTTCCTGTGCAAATTCCTTTTGTTTTTTGCGAATTATTTGAATATAAGAGGAAAGAAAGTAACCAAAATGCAGCTCTTCCTGGTATAGTAAAGCACCAGTTACACTTTCCATTTGATATTTCAGCTGTAATAGCTGATCTCTTAATTGTTCCTGCGTACTCCTCTTATTCCATCTTTCTATACGTAGCGCCAACAATTCTTTATCTGCTGCTGCCTTTTCTTCTTCAGAAAGACCATGAGGAAATATATTTGCCTCCGCAAGCTCCTTATCGGTATGTTTTATCGTTTTCATTTACTATCGTTTTCAAGGTATTCAGTAATAAGTGTAAATGAAGCATCGCCGTCAATTGCAAGATGCTTTCCTTGCGGGAAGAAGTTATACTTTGCAATATAATGCGCTATTAATTCCGTTTTAGGTACCAGTGAAACGAATCCACCAAATCCCCTCTTAAAAGCCAGCTTACAAGCAAAAGCAATCAAGCAGCCAGCAATTCTATCATATACTTTAGCACTACCTATATTTTCCCTGGCAGATTCCAACAATCTAATCTCGAGCCGAAGTTCGGGTGCTATAGTTAGTAAAGACATTAATCCTTGAATACTATTATCTCCGGTAACCGTAATCTTATAAACTTCATACTGTTCCTCCTTTTCCCAATCAAAATCGAACCTTTTCTTTAAGGTACCTGTCCATTCACCTTTCTGAAGGAGAGAAACGCTGGCTTCCTGGTATTTACCAGCAGCTATATGTAATACTCTCATAAATAAAGTTACCGAAATTTATGTAAAAAATCAATTAATTTATGAATTTAATCAATTTAATACATAACACCTCCCCTACACCACCACCCTTTGCCGGTTAAAAGTCCCCTTAAACTCTTTTGGCGTGCATCCTTTCCTTCTTTTAAAAAGCTTATTAAAGTTCGCCATGTTATTGAACCCACACTTATACGCAATTTCTGCAATAGACTGCTGCGTGGATATCAGCATCCGGGTAACATGACCAAACCGGATTTCCGTAAGATTTTCCGTAAACGTATAGCCGGTATGCGTTTTAATAAACCGACTAAAAGCTGCTTCCGACATATTGGCGATGCGGGCAATTTCTGTAAGGGTAATGGGTGAACCATATTTACGGTTCATATAATCAAACGCCTTTTCCAACCGCCCGCTGTCATAGCTGATGATCTCTTTGCAAAAAGAGGGGTCTGACAGGTACCGGGTGTTCCGGGCAATAGACAGGTCATGTAATAAAGATAACAGCTGTAGAAAAGAGTCGAAACCATTTTTCTTTTCCAGTGCAATGATAGCTGGCGCGATGGCCTTTATGGTTTCCTCATCGAAGAGGATGCCCCGTTTGGCGTTATCGAACAGTTTCCGGATAGGTAATAACTGGTTTTTATCCAGGAAGCCCTGGGAAAACAGTTCCCGGTTAAACTGGATGGTTACTTCCAGGATCTCTTTATCCGCCAGGCCCTGTGTAAACCAGCCATGCGGCAAATTAGACCCAACCAGGACCAGCTCCGCATCTGTAATGTCGCCCATGTGATCACCGATGATCCGCTGCGTGCCCGCGCCACCCAGGATCAGGTTCAGTTCCATTTCTTCATGGCTATGCAAAGGAAAAGTAAACTCTTTCTTCCTGCGGGAGAAAATAGAAAAACAATCATTGGCTGTCAGCGGAGTAATTTCCCGCATCACTTTCTTGAACAGGTAGCTTTCGTTTAACATGGAATTTCTGTTTTAAACAATAACATGGAAATAATACGGCCGTTTCCAATATTATGATTACCCCTCATTTCCAACTTGCTCCACAGTCCCGTTTTCTTGAAAACCAGCCAATAAACCTTGTTGTACAGTGCAGAATTCTTGAACTATGGTTCAGAGAAAAATCATGGACCAATAGATATTTACATCTCAATAAAATACATATAACATATATAATAAATACTAAATCACAGATGATCACAACAGGATATTTAAATACATTTGATCAGATCATTAAAAAATTCAGGCCGTCATTCCATCATGTTATTTAAAACTCTCCGGACAATTGTACTGGTGTTAATGGTGTCTGCTGCCAGCGCACAAACCACGAATTATAATTTTTACAACCATTCCACGGATAATGGTCTGCTGACAAACGACTATCAGAAGATTATTCACGACTCTTACGGTTTCATCTGGCTGGCATCCTTCGACGGACTATTCCGCTGGGACGGATATTCTATTAAAAAATACGGACACCAGGAAAAGGATAGTCTCAGTTTAAATAATAACATCGTTTATTCCATTTTTGAAGACAGCCACCGGCGGTTATGGGTAGGCACCATCGATGGACTGAACCTGTACGACCGCTCACGGGATGTTTTTGAAAGAATGCCCATCAACGGACAAAAGAATAAAACACCCATCAATGCCATCATAGAAGATGCGCAGCAACAACTCTGGCTCGGCACCTCCAATGGCCTTTGCCGCTACGATGCCGCGAAAAGGAAGGGCGACTGGTTCCTGGCGCAGGGCGATGAAAACGTTATCTTCTGCATGGCTGCGGGCCCCGATAACAATATATGGGCAGGCACCTTCAATAAAGGAGTGCTTAAATTCAATACCCGCACCCACTCCTTTCGTTCTTTCCGGAATTCACCTGATAATCCTAACGCCCTCCCCAGTAATAAAATTCAGAGCATCCTGCTCGATAAAGCACAACGCGTATGGATAGGTACAGAAGATAAAGGTGTTGGCGTACTCGATAGCCTGGGAAACCTGCTCGGCGCCTTCGACAACCTTTCCCATAGTCCCCGCTTCACACACAGCAATATCCGCTGCATCTACCAGGATGCCGATGAAAATATATGGATAGGCGTTGGCCGGGAAGACCTCTGCCTGGTAAATAAAGGCACGTTTACACCCATGCCCGTATCCAGTCAGGCGCAAAACAACGGGCATGACCGGGTGAATTCCATTACATCTATCACCGAAGACCAGTTTGGAAATATATGGTTTGCCTCCGCAGGCTATGGCATTTTTACTACCAACAGTAAAAAAAATGTATTCAGTAATTACCTGACCAGCAACAATGACATCCCCGGTTTACGT
The Chitinophaga sp. MM2321 DNA segment above includes these coding regions:
- a CDS encoding AraC family transcriptional regulator; the encoded protein is MLNESYLFKKVMREITPLTANDCFSIFSRRKKEFTFPLHSHEEMELNLILGGAGTQRIIGDHMGDITDAELVLVGSNLPHGWFTQGLADKEILEVTIQFNRELFSQGFLDKNQLLPIRKLFDNAKRGILFDEETIKAIAPAIIALEKKNGFDSFLQLLSLLHDLSIARNTRYLSDPSFCKEIISYDSGRLEKAFDYMNRKYGSPITLTEIARIANMSEAAFSRFIKTHTGYTFTENLTEIRFGHVTRMLISTQQSIAEIAYKCGFNNMANFNKLFKRRKGCTPKEFKGTFNRQRVVV